The proteins below are encoded in one region of Polycladomyces zharkentensis:
- a CDS encoding class I SAM-dependent methyltransferase — translation MRVTDYARIADRYDQNPYRQQIEPDEDLKRYLNQHPDRRWRVLDLACGTGLYLEKQVQAFSSQLVDWHGLDASQEMLNHAEKRVPHAKLVRGWAEKMPYESESFDVVVNNYAFHHFTRKEEVMDEVTRVLRKNGLFKMWNIAVQEMARWWVYQYFPSARLVDEERFWPKDRIYTECSARGFQVELYVHYQMVLKPLAECVQHARNRDISVLTLIDDREYQEGLDRLEREFQDRPEAAIVQEFAELCCLAVKR, via the coding sequence ATGAGAGTGACGGATTATGCCCGGATTGCCGATCGGTATGACCAAAACCCCTACCGGCAACAAATCGAACCCGATGAGGATTTGAAACGGTATCTGAACCAACACCCGGACCGGAGATGGCGTGTGTTGGATCTGGCATGCGGGACGGGACTGTATTTGGAGAAGCAAGTACAGGCGTTTTCTTCCCAGCTTGTTGACTGGCACGGGTTGGATGCCTCGCAGGAGATGCTGAATCATGCCGAAAAAAGGGTTCCCCACGCGAAACTGGTTCGGGGATGGGCGGAAAAGATGCCTTATGAGTCGGAAAGTTTCGATGTCGTGGTGAACAATTACGCGTTTCATCATTTCACCCGAAAGGAAGAGGTAATGGATGAGGTAACTCGCGTGTTAAGGAAAAACGGGCTGTTCAAAATGTGGAACATTGCCGTTCAAGAAATGGCGCGATGGTGGGTGTATCAATACTTTCCTTCCGCCCGGTTGGTGGACGAGGAGCGCTTTTGGCCGAAAGACCGGATTTATACCGAATGTTCCGCCAGGGGGTTTCAGGTGGAACTGTATGTCCACTATCAAATGGTCCTCAAACCGTTGGCCGAATGTGTCCAACATGCCCGCAATCGGGATATTTCCGTTCTGACGTTGATCGATGATCGGGAATATCAAGAGGGGTTGGACAGACTGGAACGGGAGTTTCAGGACCGACCGGAAGCCGCCATCGTCCAAGAGTTTGCGGAGCTGTGTTGTCTCGCTGTCAAACGGTAA
- a CDS encoding DUF819 family protein gives MNPHETALVTSPLGVGAVVTLLIAGSFWLDRRYRWFSWLGTAILVITGGAVLANIGVIPPSIETGSGPVNPFYTFAYDYGVPLAIVFILLSTDLRALRGVGKPALIAFVLAAIGTLAGTVIGAWLLADAIGPEMWKLGGQFAASYIGGGVNYAAVGQAVHTSGSLYAAGAAADNIMTNLWMVATAVIPTLLARFYPSIRNRRGTDAAPAANGFMSGGPTTVSIHEMAYLTAVALTLVAVSQWITPIVAQWVGFEIPTVIFYTTFALLLSWFTPINRWGGGEELGNLMLHFFFATMGAGTILSTLVNKGPTVFLFLTVLVGVHALIVFGIGKWTRIEIETLSIASQATVGGPSTALALAVSQRWTWLVTPGVLLGVLGYAIGTYVGIATARLLQALL, from the coding sequence ATGAATCCGCATGAGACTGCCTTGGTGACCAGTCCGTTGGGAGTGGGAGCCGTCGTTACGCTGTTGATTGCCGGCTCTTTTTGGTTGGACCGCCGTTACCGGTGGTTTTCCTGGTTGGGAACGGCGATTCTCGTCATCACCGGTGGGGCTGTATTGGCCAATATCGGCGTGATTCCCCCTTCGATCGAGACGGGTTCCGGCCCGGTCAATCCATTTTACACGTTTGCGTATGATTACGGGGTTCCGTTGGCTATCGTCTTCATCCTGCTGTCCACTGATCTTCGCGCATTACGGGGAGTGGGGAAGCCCGCCCTGATCGCCTTTGTACTGGCCGCGATCGGTACGTTGGCGGGAACGGTGATCGGAGCGTGGTTGTTGGCTGATGCGATCGGACCGGAAATGTGGAAACTGGGTGGGCAATTCGCGGCCAGCTACATCGGCGGTGGGGTGAACTATGCCGCCGTTGGGCAGGCAGTGCATACATCCGGGTCGTTGTACGCCGCGGGTGCCGCTGCGGACAATATCATGACCAACCTGTGGATGGTGGCCACGGCAGTGATCCCCACCTTGTTGGCCCGTTTTTATCCGTCCATCCGCAATCGGAGGGGGACTGATGCGGCACCGGCAGCGAACGGCTTCATGAGCGGCGGACCGACCACCGTTTCCATCCATGAGATGGCGTATTTGACGGCGGTGGCACTGACGTTGGTCGCTGTTTCCCAGTGGATCACGCCAATCGTGGCCCAATGGGTCGGATTCGAGATTCCCACCGTCATTTTCTACACGACGTTTGCTTTGCTGTTGTCCTGGTTTACGCCGATCAACCGCTGGGGTGGAGGAGAAGAACTGGGCAATTTGATGCTTCATTTCTTCTTCGCCACCATGGGGGCGGGAACGATCCTTTCGACTCTGGTGAACAAAGGGCCGACTGTCTTCCTCTTCCTGACCGTGTTGGTGGGCGTGCATGCGCTGATCGTTTTCGGGATCGGGAAATGGACGCGGATCGAGATCGAAACGCTGTCCATCGCCAGCCAGGCAACCGTCGGCGGTCCGTCCACCGCGCTGGCGCTGGCCGTCTCCCAACGATGGACGTGGCTGGTGACGCCGGGAGTGTTGTTGGGCGTGTTGGGCTACGCCATCGGAACTTATGTGGGAATTGCCACGGCCCGCTTGTTGCAGGCGTTGTTGTGA
- a CDS encoding ABC transporter ATP-binding protein, whose amino-acid sequence MSLLQIHGLEKSYGKHRALKGIDLEIEPGTFGLLGPNGAGKTTLMRILTTLIPASKGRIRFGNKDWSNPENIRPLIGYLPQKFSLYQQIRVHQALLHIATLKGVRDKERQVRSVLEKVNLMDQKNKKIGELSGGMVRRLGIAQAIIGDPKIIVVDEPTAGLDPEERIRFRKLLRNLGKDSIVIISTHIVEDIESTCHKTAVLYQGNVIANGTIDEIAAKAKGKVWEFSLSQEEFYRSAEEWEVISSHKTDQMYQLRVLSDEEPPNARECTPTLEDGYLYLMKSERRNDR is encoded by the coding sequence ATGAGCCTGCTGCAAATTCACGGCTTGGAAAAATCATACGGGAAACACCGCGCACTAAAAGGAATTGATCTGGAGATCGAACCGGGCACGTTTGGGTTGCTCGGCCCCAATGGTGCAGGAAAAACCACGCTGATGAGGATATTGACGACATTGATTCCTGCCTCCAAAGGACGAATCCGATTTGGAAACAAAGATTGGAGCAACCCGGAAAACATCCGCCCGCTTATCGGTTATTTGCCCCAAAAGTTTTCCTTGTATCAACAGATTCGGGTCCACCAAGCCCTCCTTCACATTGCGACCCTGAAAGGGGTAAGGGATAAAGAGCGTCAAGTTCGATCCGTATTGGAAAAAGTGAATTTGATGGATCAGAAGAACAAAAAAATAGGGGAGCTGTCCGGCGGAATGGTTCGCCGGCTAGGAATCGCCCAAGCGATCATCGGTGATCCCAAAATCATCGTAGTGGATGAACCGACCGCCGGGTTGGACCCGGAGGAACGCATTCGCTTTCGGAAGCTACTGCGTAATCTGGGGAAAGATTCGATCGTCATCATCTCTACACATATTGTGGAGGATATCGAATCGACCTGCCACAAAACGGCGGTGCTGTATCAGGGGAATGTGATTGCCAATGGAACGATTGATGAGATTGCGGCGAAAGCAAAAGGGAAAGTATGGGAATTTTCCCTTTCGCAAGAGGAATTTTACCGGTCGGCGGAGGAATGGGAAGTGATTTCCAGTCACAAAACCGATCAAATGTACCAATTGCGCGTTCTGTCGGATGAAGAGCCGCCGAATGCCCGTGAATGCACTCCGACATTGGAGGATGGCTATTTGTACTTGATGAAGAGTGAGAGAAGGAACGACCGATGA
- a CDS encoding metallophosphoesterase, giving the protein MQIHTKLTRRQFLKRLMTVSMGLTGLAGSAGLYGYGIEPYWLEAVHVSIRIPRLPQAFDGVRIVQFSDLHLGFHLMAQDLDPIVKTIRRCRPDLLLFTGDLVDDDPNVITVAIPYLSRMRAPLGQFAVLGNHDYRDPEAIVDGWKRSGFEVLRNEHRLIRKEGDVIVLAGVEDMLMSLPDIRNALEGVPAHAGTILMSHCPDVADEAKHHPVDLQVSGHSHGGQIRLPLLGHVITPPGAKKYVDGWYRLNRMQLYVNRGVGTTLLPIRFCCRPQISVLELRRGWNKYIY; this is encoded by the coding sequence ATGCAAATTCACACCAAGCTGACCAGAAGGCAATTTCTCAAACGATTGATGACGGTGTCGATGGGATTAACCGGATTGGCCGGTTCCGCGGGTCTGTACGGATATGGAATTGAACCGTATTGGCTCGAGGCAGTGCACGTGTCCATCCGCATTCCCCGTTTACCGCAAGCATTTGATGGGGTGCGGATCGTGCAGTTCAGCGATTTGCATCTCGGATTTCACCTGATGGCACAGGATTTGGACCCCATTGTGAAAACGATCCGGCGTTGTCGGCCCGATTTGCTTCTGTTCACCGGTGATCTGGTCGACGATGACCCCAATGTCATAACCGTGGCGATCCCGTATTTGTCCCGAATGCGTGCCCCACTCGGCCAATTCGCCGTACTGGGCAACCACGATTACCGCGATCCCGAAGCGATCGTTGACGGCTGGAAACGGAGCGGTTTTGAGGTGTTGCGAAACGAACACCGCCTGATTCGAAAAGAGGGGGATGTGATCGTACTCGCAGGTGTTGAAGATATGCTGATGTCGCTTCCGGATATCCGGAACGCTTTGGAAGGGGTACCCGCACACGCCGGCACCATCCTGATGTCGCACTGTCCGGATGTTGCGGATGAAGCGAAGCACCATCCCGTCGACCTGCAAGTGTCCGGTCACAGCCATGGCGGGCAAATTCGGCTGCCTCTGCTTGGTCATGTGATCACACCGCCGGGAGCGAAAAAGTATGTGGACGGATGGTATCGGCTGAATCGTATGCAGTTGTATGTCAACCGCGGTGTCGGAACCACCTTGCTTCCGATTCGCTTCTGCTGCCGCCCGCAGATCAGTGTGTTGGAATTGAGGAGGGGATGGAATAAGTATATTTATTAA
- a CDS encoding cell wall-binding repeat-containing protein, with translation MLRRWGKLLIACLLTVSLAIMPVMGTNAQKGSTTKTSVQKQHRSTQEQMKQRAMTRLKQMKAHGILRLPSVAALGQKGMKLGKQGTAQSTEPSVVEFKGQATMYDIHYFYFSLSRQSDIEVIDVAGQEVPYYLVNADTLRYVTDTHDMPAGNYYLITFGLVGASQPYHFKLSGEGLIPENSYPEQAHFTTRFPFGDAHYTRLNQGEEDQVHTLIARAEDGAGYVYLNDRPVGDKKTGDFTIQTTFRLGYNTLTYDVFRNGSRNWISTNYEVIGTDLIRLDGADRFEVSANISREIDKRYADPQTVYIASGLTYPDALSGAPLATRMEAPLLLTQPDHLPDKVKAEIERLKPKHAVILGGTGSVSTQVRGELAKMGIVAERISGADRFEVSANTADRLVRMQPTDTAVIASGTVFSDALSVSVPAGLNGYPLLLVKRDAIPEAINKFLQAHPEIRRFIIAGGPATVDDRVMAELDKRGEVDRIYGVDRYDVSVNVVRYFGMYTDSAALARGDVFTDALSGAPLAAMSGTPLFLTPSDRLHSYVEAHLSEVRSQIGPLNSVYLFGGTGSISTAIEKRMQWYLGY, from the coding sequence TTGCTGAGAAGATGGGGGAAGCTGCTGATTGCTTGTTTGTTGACGGTTTCGTTGGCGATCATGCCGGTGATGGGAACAAATGCCCAGAAAGGTTCAACGACGAAAACAAGCGTACAAAAACAGCATCGATCGACCCAGGAACAGATGAAACAGCGTGCAATGACGCGGTTAAAACAGATGAAAGCCCACGGAATTTTGCGGTTACCGAGTGTTGCGGCGTTGGGGCAAAAAGGAATGAAGTTGGGCAAACAGGGTACCGCGCAGTCAACCGAACCATCCGTAGTGGAATTCAAAGGGCAAGCCACCATGTACGACATCCATTACTTCTACTTCAGTCTCAGCCGGCAAAGCGATATCGAAGTGATCGACGTGGCGGGACAGGAAGTTCCCTACTACCTGGTCAATGCGGATACCCTGCGGTATGTGACGGATACACACGACATGCCCGCGGGCAACTATTATCTGATCACTTTCGGATTGGTGGGTGCTTCCCAACCGTACCATTTCAAATTGAGCGGGGAAGGGTTGATCCCGGAAAATTCGTACCCGGAGCAAGCTCATTTTACCACCCGGTTTCCTTTTGGTGACGCTCATTACACCCGGTTGAATCAGGGAGAGGAAGACCAGGTGCACACGTTGATTGCCCGTGCGGAAGACGGTGCCGGGTACGTCTATTTGAACGATCGGCCGGTCGGAGACAAAAAAACGGGTGATTTCACCATTCAGACAACATTCCGCCTGGGATACAACACATTGACCTATGATGTGTTTCGCAATGGCTCCCGCAACTGGATATCCACCAACTACGAAGTGATCGGCACCGATCTGATCCGATTGGACGGGGCGGACCGTTTTGAGGTGTCGGCCAATATCAGCCGGGAAATCGACAAACGATATGCCGACCCGCAAACAGTATACATCGCAAGCGGTTTGACCTATCCGGACGCGCTATCCGGCGCCCCGTTGGCGACGCGGATGGAAGCTCCGCTGTTGCTGACACAGCCGGATCATCTGCCTGACAAGGTAAAAGCCGAAATCGAGCGACTGAAGCCGAAACATGCCGTGATACTGGGCGGGACGGGTTCCGTGTCCACTCAGGTACGCGGAGAATTGGCCAAGATGGGAATTGTGGCGGAGCGTATTTCGGGTGCAGATCGATTTGAAGTGTCTGCCAACACGGCGGATCGTCTGGTCCGTATGCAGCCGACCGATACGGCCGTTATCGCGTCGGGTACAGTGTTTTCCGATGCGCTGTCCGTTTCCGTGCCCGCAGGTCTCAACGGATATCCGTTGCTGCTGGTGAAACGGGATGCCATCCCCGAAGCGATCAACAAGTTTCTCCAAGCCCATCCGGAGATTCGTCGCTTCATCATCGCGGGCGGTCCAGCCACGGTGGACGACCGCGTCATGGCTGAACTGGACAAACGGGGCGAGGTGGATCGGATTTACGGGGTGGACCGTTACGACGTGTCGGTCAATGTGGTTCGTTATTTCGGCATGTACACCGATTCCGCCGCGTTGGCACGGGGGGACGTGTTTACGGATGCCTTGTCCGGAGCTCCGCTGGCCGCGATGTCCGGCACACCGCTGTTCCTCACTCCTTCCGACCGGTTGCATTCCTATGTGGAAGCTCATTTGAGCGAAGTGAGGTCACAGATCGGGCCGTTGAATTCCGTTTACCTGTTTGGCGGAACGGGTTCCATTTCGACGGCCATCGAGAAAAGGATGCAATGGTATTTGGGGTACTGA
- a CDS encoding HAD family hydrolase, with protein MILFDVDGVFLSEDRCFDASALSVWELLYNPLYLGLRGDVFTTQPSEEKIRQLRQLVFDSDKVLDWIKTRGINSNWDMVQMTFSLQWLRLLKQIQPERPDWVAEAMSGPVTADVLRRLGGRLREAGIAYQPQFDAFIPALAESNATKQELIVYFNTLAKEWLGVETEAFSPKSALWELGRQVFQAWYLGDDRYRQVEGEEPATPGKTGFLHQEIPLADPKEIRRVLDGLRAEGIVLGLGTGRPLIETEVPLTALGLYDAFDPDRIVTADDVIQAERAHPEHAPLSKPQPYTYLKGYFGRSTTDAEVLTFELPLPNGEEVLIVGDSVADLLAARKMGCKFAATLTGLTGEAARSKFEELGADYIVRDVTELSRVFSEAGK; from the coding sequence ATGATCTTGTTTGACGTGGATGGGGTGTTTTTAAGCGAAGACCGATGCTTTGACGCTTCCGCACTCTCCGTGTGGGAGCTGTTGTACAATCCCCTTTATTTGGGATTGCGGGGAGATGTGTTTACCACACAACCTTCCGAGGAAAAAATCCGTCAATTGCGCCAGCTGGTGTTTGACAGCGACAAGGTATTGGATTGGATCAAAACACGGGGAATCAACTCCAACTGGGACATGGTACAGATGACGTTTTCCCTGCAATGGCTACGCTTGTTGAAACAAATTCAGCCTGAGCGGCCGGATTGGGTGGCGGAAGCGATGAGCGGACCCGTCACAGCCGATGTGTTGCGCCGGTTGGGCGGACGGTTGCGTGAAGCGGGCATCGCGTATCAGCCGCAGTTTGATGCATTCATCCCGGCATTGGCCGAGTCGAACGCCACCAAGCAGGAATTGATCGTGTATTTCAACACGTTGGCGAAAGAGTGGTTGGGTGTGGAAACCGAGGCGTTCTCACCCAAAAGCGCGTTGTGGGAGTTGGGCCGCCAAGTGTTCCAAGCATGGTATCTGGGTGATGACCGATACCGGCAGGTGGAAGGCGAGGAACCAGCCACACCGGGCAAAACCGGATTTTTGCATCAGGAAATTCCGCTGGCCGACCCCAAAGAGATCCGACGAGTGCTGGACGGGTTACGGGCAGAGGGCATCGTGCTGGGATTGGGAACCGGCCGGCCGCTGATCGAGACGGAAGTGCCGCTTACCGCGCTCGGATTATATGATGCGTTTGACCCGGATCGAATCGTCACCGCCGACGACGTGATTCAGGCCGAACGGGCGCACCCGGAACATGCCCCGCTCAGCAAACCGCAACCATACACTTATTTAAAAGGGTATTTCGGTCGGAGCACAACGGATGCGGAAGTACTCACCTTCGAGTTGCCGTTGCCCAATGGTGAGGAAGTGCTGATCGTGGGGGATTCGGTGGCCGATTTGTTGGCGGCCCGAAAAATGGGGTGCAAGTTTGCAGCCACGTTGACGGGATTGACCGGAGAGGCCGCGCGGTCCAAATTTGAGGAGTTGGGCGCCGATTATATTGTACGCGATGTGACGGAATTGTCTCGTGTTTTCAGCGAAGCCGGAAAGTAA
- a CDS encoding superoxide dismutase codes for MAKHELPALPYAHDALEPYIDAQTMEIHHGRHHATYVNNLNAALEGHAALAEKSIEDLLRNIDQVPESIRTAVRNNGGGHANHSLFWQIMSPNGGGEPSGELANAINQTFGSFDKFKEEFTKAATTRFGSGWAWLIVKKDGSLAVTSTPNQDSPLMDGDTPILGLDVWEHAYYLKYQNKRPEYIKAFWNVVNWDEVAKRYQAARG; via the coding sequence ATGGCCAAGCACGAACTGCCTGCACTCCCTTATGCCCATGATGCGTTGGAGCCGTACATCGATGCGCAAACGATGGAAATTCACCATGGCCGGCATCACGCCACGTATGTCAACAACTTGAATGCGGCGTTGGAAGGTCATGCCGCCTTGGCGGAAAAATCGATCGAAGACCTTTTGCGTAACATCGATCAGGTGCCGGAAAGCATTCGTACCGCTGTGCGAAACAACGGGGGCGGTCATGCGAACCACAGCCTGTTCTGGCAAATCATGAGTCCGAACGGTGGCGGCGAACCGAGCGGGGAGTTGGCGAATGCCATCAACCAAACCTTTGGCAGCTTCGATAAGTTCAAAGAAGAATTCACCAAAGCGGCAACCACCCGTTTCGGTAGCGGTTGGGCTTGGCTGATCGTGAAAAAAGACGGTTCTTTGGCTGTGACGAGCACACCGAACCAAGACAGCCCGCTGATGGATGGAGACACGCCGATTTTGGGTCTGGACGTGTGGGAGCACGCCTACTATCTCAAATACCAAAACAAGCGTCCGGAATACATCAAAGCGTTCTGGAACGTGGTCAACTGGGATGAAGTCGCCAAACGGTACCAAGCGGCACGCGGATAA
- the sleB gene encoding spore cortex-lytic enzyme, with protein sequence MSALKKWAWVLTGAVVAVIVAAVPFGSGKAEAAAPTMIQYGSKNGDVWDLQYRLQQLGLYRDKLDGIYGLNTEKAVIKYQIQHKLRIDGIAGPQTWGSLKRHTVSKKTVSKKVHKQPRHSVNSRFSKKDISLIARAVYSEARGEPYKGQVAVAAVILNRIDSPEFPKTVSGVIFQDGAFTAVQDGQFWLNPNSTAYRATMDAIRGWDPTNGALYYFNPDTATSDWIWSRPQIKKIGKHIFTK encoded by the coding sequence GTGTCTGCTTTGAAAAAGTGGGCGTGGGTGCTCACGGGTGCAGTGGTTGCAGTGATCGTAGCCGCGGTACCGTTTGGAAGCGGTAAGGCGGAAGCGGCTGCACCGACGATGATCCAATACGGCAGTAAAAACGGAGATGTCTGGGACTTGCAATATCGCTTGCAACAGCTGGGGCTGTACCGTGACAAACTGGACGGCATATACGGTTTGAACACGGAAAAAGCGGTTATCAAGTACCAGATTCAGCATAAATTGCGGATCGATGGCATTGCCGGTCCCCAAACGTGGGGATCGTTGAAGCGGCATACCGTGTCCAAAAAGACGGTATCCAAAAAGGTCCACAAACAGCCTCGTCATTCTGTAAATTCTCGCTTTTCGAAAAAAGACATTTCATTGATTGCACGAGCTGTATACAGTGAAGCGCGAGGTGAACCTTACAAAGGGCAAGTGGCTGTCGCTGCCGTGATTTTGAACCGGATTGATTCACCGGAGTTTCCGAAAACAGTAAGCGGTGTGATTTTCCAAGACGGTGCGTTTACGGCGGTACAGGACGGGCAGTTCTGGTTGAATCCCAACAGTACAGCCTATCGCGCTACGATGGATGCGATCCGGGGATGGGACCCGACAAACGGTGCATTGTACTATTTCAACCCGGACACCGCAACTTCTGATTGGATCTGGTCTCGCCCGCAAATCAAAAAAATCGGAAAGCATATTTTCACGAAGTGA
- a CDS encoding FMN-dependent NADH-azoreductase has protein sequence MATVLYITANPKPEEQSFSLQVGRAFLNAYREANPEDTIVELDVYKLDIPFLDEDVFSGWGKLQQGTAFEELSAEEQKKVGRINEIVDQFAAADKYIIVTPMWNFSIPPRMKAYIDSICIAGKTFKYTENGAVGLLKGKKAVHIQARGGIYSEGPTKEFEFGDRYIRAVLSFLGVDDVESVIAEGMSQFPDKADAIKQKAVEQARELAKRF, from the coding sequence ATGGCGACCGTTTTGTACATCACTGCCAACCCCAAACCGGAGGAGCAGTCGTTCAGCTTGCAGGTGGGACGGGCATTTTTGAATGCCTACCGGGAGGCCAATCCCGAAGATACAATCGTCGAGTTGGATGTGTATAAACTGGACATCCCTTTCTTGGACGAAGATGTGTTCAGCGGTTGGGGCAAATTGCAGCAGGGAACCGCGTTTGAGGAATTGTCCGCAGAGGAGCAGAAAAAAGTGGGACGGATCAATGAGATCGTCGATCAGTTTGCGGCAGCGGACAAATACATCATTGTCACCCCGATGTGGAACTTCAGCATTCCTCCGCGGATGAAGGCGTACATCGACTCCATCTGTATCGCGGGCAAAACATTTAAGTACACCGAAAACGGTGCAGTCGGGCTCTTGAAAGGCAAAAAAGCCGTCCATATCCAAGCGCGCGGCGGTATCTACTCCGAAGGTCCGACCAAGGAATTCGAGTTCGGTGACCGTTATATCCGTGCCGTGTTGTCGTTCCTGGGTGTGGATGATGTGGAATCCGTCATTGCCGAAGGCATGTCGCAATTCCCGGACAAAGCCGATGCGATCAAGCAAAAAGCCGTTGAACAAGCGCGTGAGTTGGCCAAACGCTTCTAA
- a CDS encoding alpha/beta-type small acid-soluble spore protein: MARKRRRRLLVPESRPALERLKAQVMSREMGVGPLSPDQVKMEVAKQVGVPLKPGDNGDLKTADAGKIGGTIGGHMVREMVKMAQEQLARQRSRP, encoded by the coding sequence ATGGCTCGAAAACGACGCAGGCGATTGTTGGTACCCGAGTCACGGCCGGCCTTGGAGCGGTTGAAAGCCCAAGTGATGAGCAGAGAGATGGGTGTGGGACCGCTGTCGCCTGACCAGGTCAAAATGGAAGTGGCCAAGCAAGTAGGCGTGCCCCTCAAACCCGGTGACAACGGAGATTTGAAAACAGCCGATGCCGGCAAAATCGGTGGCACCATCGGCGGCCACATGGTACGGGAAATGGTCAAAATGGCGCAGGAGCAGCTGGCGCGTCAAAGATCCCGGCCCTGA